The Macaca nemestrina isolate mMacNem1 chromosome 12, mMacNem.hap1, whole genome shotgun sequence genome contains a region encoding:
- the LOC105466420 gene encoding olfactory receptor 5AS1 gives MLESNYTMPTEFLFVGFTDSLPLRVTLFLVFLMVYTLTMVGNMLLIILVNINSSLQTPMYYFLSNLSFLDISYSTAITPKMLANFLASRKSISPYGCVLQMFFFASFADAECLILAAMAYDRYTAICKPLLYSTLMSRRVCVCFIVLAYFSGSMTSLVHVCLTFRLPFCGSNIVNHFFCDIPPLLALSCTDTQINQLLLFALCGFIQTSTFVVIFISYFCILITVLSIKSSGGRSKTFSTCASHLIAVTLFYGTLLFMYLRPTTSYSLDTDKVAAVFYTVVFPMFNPIIYSFRNKHVKNALKKLSERNCILK, from the coding sequence aTGTTGGAGAGTAATTACACCATGCCAACTGAGTTCCTATTTGTTGGATTCACAGATTCTCTACCTCTCAGAGTCACACTGTTCTTGGTATTTCTTATGGTATATACATTAACTATGGTGGGAAATATGCTCTTAATAATTCTAGTTAATATTAATTCAAGCCTTCAAACCCCCATGTATTATTTTCTTAGCAACTTGTCTTTCTTAGATATCAGCTATTCTACAGCAATCACTCCTAAAATGCTGGCAAACTTCTTAGCATCCAGGAAAAGCATCTCTCCTTATGGATGTGTGctacaaatgtttttctttgcttcttttgcGGATGCTGAGTGCCTTATCCTGGCAGCAATGGCTTATGACCGCTAtacagccatctgcaagccactGCTGTATTCTACGCTGATGTCTAGGAGAGTCTGTGTCTGCTTCATTGTGTTGGCATATTTCAGTGGAAGTATGACATCACTGGTCCATGTGTGCCTCACATTCAGGCTGCCATTTTGTGGCTCCAATATTGTCAATCATTTTTTCTGTGATATCCCACCTCTTCTGGCTCTATCATGTACAGACACTCAGATCAACCAGCTTCTGCTCTTTGCTTTGTGCGGCTTCATCCAGACCAGCACTTTTGTGGtcatatttatttcttacttttgcATCCTCATCACTGTGTTGAGCATCAAGTCATCAGGTGGCAGAAGCAAAACATTCTCCACTTGTGCTTCCCACCTCATAGCAGTCACCTTATTCTATGGAACGCTCCTGTTTATGTACTTACGGCCCACCACCAGCTATTCCCTAGACACTGATAAGGTGGCGGCAGTGTTTTATACTGTTGTATTTCCCATGTTTAATCCAATAATTTATAGTTTCAgaaacaagcatgtgaaaaatgCTCTCAAAAAGCTATCAGaaagaaattgtattttaaaatga